The Muntiacus reevesi chromosome 15, mMunRee1.1, whole genome shotgun sequence region ACCACACGTCCCTTTTCCGGTCTGCGCCCAGGCTCATTCCAGGACGCTGGCGTTATCCCCGCTGCTTACAGCCTCAACTTCCCGCTGCTGGCGCTGCCGGCCCCGGGCCCGGCGCCCGCCTCTGCATGGAGCGCCTTCTCAGTGTCCTCGCCCGCTGTCGTGCTGGAGACTGTCAAGCAGGCAAGGGGCGGagcggggaggggcaggggcgCGGCAGGGGCGGGGCCTGCCATAGACCCCACCCACCACCACACCTCCCTCCGCAGGCGGAGACCAGCCCCCAGGGCCGCACTCTCTTGCTGCGGCTCTACGAGGCCCATGGCAGTCACACCGACTGCTGGCTGCACACGTCGCTGCCGGTTCAGGAGGCCGTCCTGTGAGTGGGGGTGCAGGGTAGCAGTGGGGGTCTTGCCCTCGCGGGGCCCTCATGGCCACTTCCTGTTCTCCAGCTGTGACCTCCTGGAGCACCGCGACCCTACTGGCCCCCTACTCCTCCGGGACAACCGCCTGAAGCTCACCTTTACTCCTTTCCAAGTGCAGTCCTTGTTGCTCGTTCTACAGCCCCCACCGAACTGAGTTCCTGAGGGTGGGGTTTTGTTTGTGGAAGGCTTTGGCAGCCTCCTGAGCCTGAAGCAAGAGTCAGTTACCTCTTGAACAATAAACCCTTGGCTCAGGACCCTGCTGGTAGCCCCTGCTCAGTCCCCTCAGGGCCCATCCTCAGGCTTTGAGGGGACAGTTTTTACCCCAGGCATTTGGGGGCAGGGGCAAGACCTAAGGTTATCTGTGCATGCAGCACCTGGATTGCAGCCCCCCATGAGAGAGACCCGGGATGTTGGTGATCATAAGCTGACTGAAAGACCATGATGCAAGACAGTGTTCTGGGACTTCATggtagtccagcggttaagactatgaggttccaatgcaggaggtgtgggttcaacccctggtcagggaacttaaatcccacatggggaaaaaaaaaagaagcacttcCCCCTGTACCCACAGATAGAGGGCTTGGGGCTGAGGAGAAGGCCTGGTGGGTGGGTTCTGACTGACCCTGACTAGGAGGGAAGCATTGACTAGTCTGGACTAGGCTAGGGGAGCAGCCACAGGCCCTGAGGAGTCCTGGACTGGAGGAGCTGTAGAGTCTGGGCTAGCTGGGCAGGGGGCCTCTGCACCACCAATGAGGGGCCATCCCTGCAGAGGCCGTAACCTTCTGTCCTCAGGACTGGGCAGCAGGCCCTTTACATTCAGCCTTCCCAGACCTTCTGCAGTCAGCCCAAGAAGTGCCAGGAAGTTCACATTTATGCATTTactaaaaattagcatttttcaCATGGGCTTAAAAAATGAGGATAGTGGGGTACAATTAAAAACGTAATTGTATAGGGAATGGCCATAGGGTTGGAGCATCCAGTTCCCTGCAACTTCTAGGAAGTCACCCAGGCCCAGATCCAGGGTGCCAGGAGGAGGGGTGGATACAAGCAAGAAGAGCCTCTTGCTAGGAGGTTGAGGTCCCCTCAGGCTCCAAGGATGGGGTGTCAGCCTTGGTCTTTCGGGTTCTGCGGCGGCCTGGGGAAGGACAGGTGAGATGGCAGTCCCTGGCCGAGGACTCCCCAAGAGCCCCCCTCCCGCCTTTGTCCACGTATTCCTCCCACCCACACTGCCATCCCTTGTCCTGGGGTGCTCGCTGTGGTGGTCCGTCCCTCCCCAGAGAAAGTTGCTGAGGAAAGCCCACCTGAGGGTGCTGGTCGCCGCTTCCTCTTCCCTTTGTCAGGGACTGGGGGGGCTTCTGGGTCCTGGTGGAGGCTGGTTCTCTCGGGCACCTGGGCTGTAGTCTGTTTAGGAAGGCCTCTCTGTGCCCTTCGTGTCCTTGAAGGGGCCTTGTTTGGAGATGGAGGGTCCTGGGTGGAGAAGACACAGGTCCCCGAGGAGCCCAGCAGGTCAGGTGGGTGAGGACCCACCTTAGGCCTCCATTGTCAAGGAAAGGAGCTGCCTGAGAGCCTGGCCTGGGAGGTGTGGCTGGACTAGGAGAGCACGCAGGGAcagggaggagcagggagccATACCTCCGCTCCGTCCTCAGGACCCTGCTGTGCTTCCTGGGATGACTTCTTCTTGCGGGACTTGCCCCCTGCAGGACATTGATGCTGATGGGCTTGGAGGGTCCTGTGGCCTCGGCCCCCTTTGTCTAGACTCCCACGCTCCCACTCTGGAGTGACTGCCAGGGTCGGAGCAGGGGAATGGGATGGAGAAGGGTGCTCTGGCCCTTGCACAACTAGTTCTCTCTGCTTTCGTTACATTAGGAGTTTACCTTTGGGTGCCAGGGGTCCAGGATCCCCCTAAAATGGAATCAGGAGAATTCAGGAGTCAGCCTGGCAGGGGTAGTTTCCTTGGAGAGGCAGAATCCTACCTGTCCTTCCCTATCAGTGAAGCCGTTCCCCAAGGAAGCCTgactgtcccctccccaccccccaggtcaGTGCCAGCAGCAAGGTCCCCCTGCTCTGGGGCTGCACCACTAGCGGGGACCCTAGGACTCAGAGGAGGGGCGGAGCATAGCACAGGGAAGGCTTAGACCCTCAGGACCAGTGTGACCCCAGGTCTTTCCATCCCACCAGCTTCCTTGGGTCTCTGCCTGTACAAGCATTAGAGCTCAAACCTGGAACCAGATGGTGCGGCCATGCCGGTCCCGCAGGGAGCTCATGCCTGGTGCGCTGTAACACTGCAGCCAGGCTTGGAAGGCAGCAAAGTCCTCCTCCCAGCTCTTTGACCCGTAGCCCATGCCCCCTgtgggacagaggaaccaggcggAGATCAGAGGGCTGACTtaggctgggaggagggggagccCAATTAGACCTGGCTCAGACATCAGCTTCAAAGCTGATGGACTGAGTCAGGGGGCCAAGGCTCTCCCccctccagctgtgtgacctcaagctGGTGTCTTCCCCACTCTGGGCCATGGCTTTCCCATCCTGAAGTCGGATTAAGAATCCTTGCCCTGCCTGCCTCATGGGCAGCTCAGGAAACAGACACCCAACATGTGAAGATCTGTGAAGGAGGTGTAGTCCATTTAGAAACGACTAGGTCGACAAACTTCCATTCTCCGGGTAGGGaaccaggcccagagaggggcagaACTGTCCTGGGTTACATGATATGCCAAAGCAGAGCTAGCCAGCCATCTCTGCCTCCCAGGCCTCACCCAGCTGGACCACTTCCTTGGGCACCGAGTGGCACAGCTCCAGCAGGTCGGGCTTCTGCTGCTTGGCCCTGATCTTCTGGCTCAGGGTCAGCTCCGGGCTCTGGAGATGGGGCAGGGGTAGGACCTGGATGTCAGCATTAGGCAAGGCTGCTCAGAAGGCAGTTGATCCCTCAGGGAACAGGCCCCTTCTGAGCTTGGCAGGACACAGACAGTTCATCAGCAGCCCCCATCACCTCCCAcacgcacacgcgcgcacacacacacacacattgtagaCACAGGCTGGAACTGAGAAGGGACCTGCTTGAGCTGAGCCGCAGACACCTGACCTAGCCCCGACCCTTGTCCGCCTGCCTGACGGGTGCAGGCGCATCCCTCCTGGCACCCTCACCGGCCTGCGCTGCTGCAGGGTCTCCAGAACTGTGCGGGCCTTCTCGAAGGGGGGGATCCTCAGCCTGCAGGGAGGTGGAGAGGGGTGCTAAGCATAGGGGAACGTGAGCATACCCAGCCACCCCTGCCCTCATGCCCAAGGCCTGCCTGCTGACCGGTACAGGATCTCCGCCCGCAGATAGTTGCCAATGCCATTAAAGAACCTCTGGTCCAGCAGGGCCTCACAGATGGGCCGGTCAAAGGCCTTGTCTGCTAGGTTTCGTAACACATTCTCCCTGGAGGGACAAGCCCGGGCACATAAGACCCATTCtgcctgcccgcccccccccccccgccaatgcctccctgcctcccaatGGGGTAGgggagaggagctgggggaagAAATTTCTGGGTGCAAGGGAAGGAAACAAGAAGTCCCAATTTCCCATTATCCCAGCCTCCATGGTATTTGGCAGCAGGAACCTCCATTTTCTGTTAAATGGGAACAATGTGGGATTTCAATTCATTACAAAAGGTTAAAAATGCCAATCTAAAGGAACATGCtcaagaaaacatttgaatctATGTATGTGGTTTGCATGTCACCAGAGTGGCTCAGATTCAAGATACTTTGGGGAACAAGGTGATCACAGGACCTCAGGTGTGCCTGCAGTCTGGAACTCCCTGTCTAGGACTTCCAGTTGCTTAGACATGAAGATTTGGCATTGGTGGGGTCAGCTCTTTTCGAGATGCTGAAGATCTTCCAGGAAGCTGGCACTGGCTCTGTCTGGCAGGAGTGAAGGGGGCAAGTCCTGGCTGGTGAGTGCCCCAGCACCCCCACAGGTCTCTCCTCACCACCATGAAGAGGAAATGAATCTTGCTTCTTTGAGAAAAGGGTCATGACGAGACTGACTCAGTGATGGGCATGAAAAGCAAATGATACAAGGGCCAGAAGATAGTTTGGGGGGTAAAAGTAAAGTGGAAGGTCAGCCTGGGTGGTCAGCTCCCAGAGGGAGGCATATCCCCACAGGCTTTGCAGCTGGAGGACCAAACAAGCCAAAATGCTCATCACGCGAGAGAAGCTTCAGAACCAGCTGGCAAAGAGTTAACTTGTGGCCTGACCCCCCAGGAAAGGTGAAGTGGGAGAAATCTAAGACAACACAGATACTTCCCTGGGGGTGCACTTGGGGTCATGCTTGGGAAGGCCAGGAGTCTGCTGCCTTCTGTGGGCCAGAGATGCCCTGACCCACCCCAATGGGCAGCCGAAAGCATGCCTTCCCCAAGAAAGGATTTGTCAAGTCCCACTCCATGCCTTCCTGTTTGTGAGTCTTGTCAGAATGCTTGTACTTGAGAGCTTtgcacttccctggtagctcagctggtaaagaattcgcctgcagtggaggagacctcagtttgattcctgggttgggaagatcccctggagaaggtaacagttacccactccagtattcttgcttggagaattccatggatagaggagcatgactgagtgactttcacttcactttcactttcccttccccCTGCCCTACCTGAAATAGCTCTGTGGGAGCAGGGACCACATCCCTCTTGATCACAGCTGAACCCTCAACACTTAGAACTGGCCTGGCACCAAGCAGAGACACAAGCATGTTTTATCTTTAGAGGACAGGAAGTGGCTGACACTGGGCCATCTTATGTGACCTGCATCCCACCCCAGGTGGGGCTCTTACCCCGCCTCAGGCAGAAGACAGGCAGAGAGACCAGGGGGGACAGACCAGTGGGCTGGCACGATGTGGGAGACCACAACCTGATTCAGAAGCCATGTCATTAGTGGTCCTCTCCCCACCCACTTGAAGCAGTTCCTTTCTGTTCAGCCTCCCTTCTAGGGTTGTTAAAGCCTCTCTACTTTTCTTAGCCTTGTGCAGGCACCAAGCAGTGTGGGATGCTGATGAGAGCCCCAGCTCTGACACAACCGGCCATGTCCTCCACCTCTTGCCCCCACCTCCTCTTACAGGTTTTGGGTTTCCACATCCATTAGCTCAGGGAGTTGTCCCCAGAAAAGGACACTGTCTTGGTCTACAGATGAAAGGACTGAAGCCCAGAGGGGCTGGAACTCGCTTCTCATTGGCCAACAAGGACTAACAAGCCACGTCTGGAGCCCTGGACTGTATTTCTCCTACCTGGTGCTGGCCCTACCTGAACTGCTCGTACTCCAGCAAGACACACGGCCCGCGGCCTGGCTGCCACTGGCCCCCAAGGTCCCAGCGGCCGAATCGGCGGATGTCCACAAAGCAGAGAGCAAGTCGGGGGCCAGGTGGAGCTGTGTAAAAGCGCAGGTGGGCGTGGGGTGGCAGCGCATCGCTGGGCACCAGCTGGAAGGAGCCAGTCATGCCAAAGCGGAAGACAAGGGCCAGTGGCTCCCGTGGGGGCCGGGCCCCAGGCAGAGGGCTCAGGGTCAGGCGCAGCTCTTTGCCGCGGGCCAAGGCCGAGATGCTGTAGGCACTGCTCTCAAAGGGCACCTCAGGGTTGCGGCTGACGGGTGACTTCTCCACACACCCGCCGAACACCAGCTCCCTGCAAGCCCTGTTCACAAACTGGCTGGCCAGATGCAGCTCAGGGCCCTCAGGCATTCTGTGGGAGGGGCGGCCGGGCCCTGTGGGGAGGATGACAGCAGGTTGGGCCAGGTGTGCTTCCAGTGAGGTGGCAATATCACTCCCAGTTTTCAAAGGGGAACCCAGAGggtcagaggagggcatggtcaaTGGGAATAGGCAGGAAATCAGCTggcttggccacagcccctgctctgtccctcccccgccccaccccctcccgCATCCCTGAAAATGCTGAGAAAGCCCAGGACACTGGAGAGCTCTGACTCGGGAAACATGACTGCCGTGTTCATTAACACCTTCCATGAGTTTCCAGAACACTTTCTGATTTTAGAATAAAGTCCATATCCTTCCCGGGCCCAGGCTGTCATCTCATTTCCTCCCTTGTGCGCCAACCCCCTTGCTCCAAGCACACagctctccctgccccccacccccatccccggcCCTTGCCGTCCCCCTCGGTCTAGAGACATTTAAGAGAGGCACCTCCTGACCGCTGTATCGGAGGCAGCGTCCTCCGTTCCCTGACCCCCTTCATGGCACTCCCAGAACCTGAAATTATTAGCTCCTGTCTGGCTCTGGCTCCATTCCCACCCCAGAATGGGAACTGTGGAACTGTGCACGCTCATCTCCCCAAGAATCAGGCCCACCTCCGTTGCCACAATGATTGAGGGAATGAGCCTGGAAGATAAGACCTGGGACAACGGTGGCTCACAGGCTCTGCCGGCAGACAAGGTGGAGGAGCCAGCCCATCACCCACTGGTCAGGACCGAGGCCGAGGCCAAGTAAGAGGGAATGTAGTTGTCTTCAGGTACATTAGAGCTAGAGTCAGGGACACACGACTTTGAGGGAGGTGGATGAGGCGCCAGGAAGGGCTCCCGAAGCTCCAGGCCATGGTCCAGGGGGACATAGGAAACGCCCGGGCCAGCGTCTCGGGCCAAGAGGGGTGTCCTCCTTCCTCACCCTCATGGGTTCCCATCTGGCTGAGGCAGGGAGTTTGACAATTTCCTCAAGCCAGTGTCGGGAGATCTGAGGCCAAGGTAGGTGTTGGGCAGAGCGAAGCATTTGGCCAGGGCGAACTCCTTTGCCCTCCCCACCCGCAACCTCGGCGCCGCTCCGGGCCTGGCACCCGAAAGGGTTCGTTTTGCGGGAAAAGGTGAACTTCCAGGTTCCTAATTTCGCGAGGGGCGGACGCTCAATGTCTCGCCTCCTACCCatccccctcctccagctcccgCTGCCTGCCCTCGGTTAACCCTGGCTCCCTTCCTTCCCAAGGCCCCCATTCCAGTCCTCTTCTCAGTTCTgccgcgcgcgcgcacacacacacaaccgcCGTCCCCCGTCCCGCCGCAGGCTACCTGCGCTCAGCGTCGCTCCCGCAAGCCTGCAGCCACCAAGGGGTTATGCCGGAGGCGGAACGGCGCCTAAGAGCATGCTGGGAGCTGCGGGCGCTGCTGGGAAGTGTAGTTCTTGTAGGTGGTAAAGCCTGTACGGGGTGGAGTTCCAGAGTAGGGGGCCCTGGGGTGTGGGAAAGGCTTCGGTCAGTCACCTGGCTGGGAGGTGGCGGAAGAACCTGGTTCCCGCTGCCTGGCGCCGGCGGGTTCCGGGGTCAGGTGTGAGGTCCTGGGTTGCAGCCGACTCTGGCGGTGAGAAGCCACGCGGCTAAGTCCAGGACCTGGTGGGCAATCCCAGCGGTAAACAGCAGCAACTTCCCGAAACAGAGACCCTTGCAGCTGGGCGCAGGGCGCGAACAGGTGTGCGTTCAGTGCAGGCTCTGGGGACCCGGTGGTGGCCTTACGTTTCAGCGCTAGTCAGAGAGAACACATAAACACCGCCCCCGCGGGTGGTAGTGTGCTGCCCGGCAACCAAAAGCAGGGGCGGAGAAGCGGAACCTATTTCCGATGTGGGGAAAGGTCTCTCTGCGGTGACATTTAGGCTGAAACCTCAGAAGGAGTCATCAGGAGAAGAGAGGGGACCAGTCTATAGGGCAGGTGGAAGGAACTACTAGGGAGGTGGTTAGGGGGAGTGCTGAGAGGGGAGGACCGATACACGAGCAAGGGCCAGTCCCCTCCGACCTCTGGAGGCCTCCATAAGGAGCTGGCATTTCACTCTAAGTGCAGCAGGCTCGGTGCTTGACCCACAGCCGATTCTCCCCCTTCATACTACTTCCTCTCCCTTCATCTATTTATTCGTGTATCTTGCCAGAAGTACTTTAAAGTAAATTAAACAATGCATGCAggaatgctaagtcacttaagttgggtccgactctgtgtgaccctatggactgtagcctgccaggctcatctgtccatgggattctccagacaagaatattggagtgggtcgctgtacccttcttcaggggttcccaacccagggacagaacctgcctCTATTATATCTccggtaggcgggttctttactactagcgccacctgggaaactcatcagagtgagtgagtgaagtcgctcagtcgtgtccgaccctttgcgactccgtggactgtagcccaccaggctcctccgtccatgggattctccaggcaagagtactggagtgggttgccatttccttctccaggggatcttcccgaccccagggacggaacccaggtctcccacattgcaggcagccgctttaacctctgagccaacagggagcCCTCATTAGATAATACTTTTTACCAAACCTAGTAAAGTtaacaataacttttaaaaaatatgtatttatttatttggctgcagggagtcttagttgtggcatgtggctctttagttgcagcatgcgggatctaatTCCTTGATTTAGTTCCCTCATCAGGtatggaacccaggccctcgctgcatttgggagcacagagtcttagcctctgggccACCAGAAAAAGTCCCCAACATAACGTCTTAATATTATCTAATACATCCCACATTCAAATTTCCCTAGTTGTCCCCAAAATGTCTTTTATAGCTAGTTTGTTCAAAGCAGAGACCAAACGAGGATTATATGTCTGTTCAATCGCTTCCAATCTAGATAGAACCACCCTTTCCACCTCCTACTCACCTCACTTGCCCTTTTTTTTTGGACTTCATGATACTTACCTTTCTGAAGAGTTCTTTGAGATGCCTCATCAATATTCTGGATTTGTTTGCTGTTTCCTTGGGTGTTGTTAACTTGTTCCTCTGTCTCTAGTTCTCCCTGCACCCCAGAAGTTAGATCTAAAGGCTtggaagtggaagtgaaagtcactcagtcgtgtcaaaatctttgggatcccatggactgtccatggaattctccaggccagaatactggagtaggtagccttttccttctccaggggatcttctcaacccagggatcgaacccaggtctcccgcattgcaggcagattctttaccagctaagccacaaggaaaacccaagaatactggagtaggtagcctatccccttccaggggatcttcccaacccaggagtcgaaccggggtctcctgcattgcaggtggattctttaccaactgagctatcatggaagcccCAGTATCTCCTAGATGCTGTTCTGTACTCCAAATTGCATGACACCAGGAGACACCCAGCCTCTGGTTGTCTCACTTTAGTGGGGATGAAATTGATCACCGGTGAGGCTGTGACAGCCAGACTTCCGTGTTGTAAAGGTATGTTTCACATCCTTGGACCACTAAGTAATCTATGGGACGGTTTCCGTTTCCTTAGTCCTGTTTGTTTAATGAAGTTATATAGTAAAATTCATCCGTTTTAGAGTGTGagggcttttttgttgttgttgtctttttttttttttttttccccatgacaaGGCatactggatcttagttccccaaccagggattaaacctgtgccccctgcattggaagtatagagccctaaccactggaccaccagggaagtccctagagtgTGACTTTTGACAAATTCATACACttaatcatcaccaccatcaagagGTAATACATTTCTATCACCCCCCATCCCAAAATTTGCCCATGCACTTTTTAGTCAATATTTACACTGTACCTGttgacaaccactaatctgttttctGCCCATATAGTTTTTGCCAATGTCATACACAGGCATATCTTGTTTTACTGCACTCCACTTTATTGTACATCACAGATAATTGCATTTTTTCTAAACAAATTGAAGGTCTGTGGCAATCCTGCTTTGTcaagatgatggttagcattttttggcaataaagaatttttaaaatttatttcataaaatataattggtttacaatgttgtattagtttctgattcagttatatatttacatatattatttttcatgttcttttctgttgtggtttattacaggatattgaatattttactgtgccatacagtaggcccttgtttattcattctgtataTGATGGTTTGCACCTGccaatcccagactcccaatctATCCTCCCCACCACTCccagcaataaagtattttttaattacaaaagagTTTTCACAATGTACAAAAAAGCTTGTACATTGCTTTGAAATACAGTGTAGTAGTAGTGTAGTTGCTTGTCATGttcacctctttgcgaccccagggactatggtcgatcaggctcctctgtccatggaattctttgggatcctccaggcaagaatactggagttcctccaggggatcttccggacccagggattgaacccaggtctcctgcattgcaggcatattcttcaccatctgagccaccaggaaagcccttaaacACAATGTATTGCACACTTCATAAACTACAGTAAGGTGTAAACAAGCTTttctatgcactgggaaaccaaaaagttcatgtgacttgctttatggCCATACTCGCTGAGCTGCAGTGTTCTGGAACTGACTCTGCAGTATCTCCAAGGTGTGCCTGTACACAGAATCTCTAGTATGTAGcctttgtgtttgcttttgtCCTCATAGCATAATGCATTTGAGATCCATCTATGTTGTGATGCTTATCAATCCttattgctgagtagtgttccactgTGTAGACATACCAGCATGTTTATCCTCTTACCAGCTGAGGGACACTGAGTTGTTTACGTGAGGTTATTCTTTAGCACCATGCAAATACCCAATTTCACATCACATCAGCCTTTCACCTAATGGCTTTCTTATCACCAATGATTCTTGCCTCAATCAAGTACTTAACTGGGAGTTacaaaatggtgattttctaatGCTGTCATTCCCTCTACATTAACTTGAATTCTTCTGTAAAGAAGAGCTTTATTTCATTGATTAGGGTTATTCTGAAATACTAAAAAGACAGGATAAATTCTGAAACACTTCTCTTCAATGATCAATTTTTAGACTAAGAACTTGGTGCAATAAAGTCCAATGGTGACAAATTAGGTTTGATTTTTTACGGGGAGGGGGTTTATCTTTTATGGactcatggattttttttattttcaatagctAGATCTGTTCCCTGCCAAATCTTTCTTTTCCCCCACTTATTGAAAGTACTGTTTTAGTCTTTAGGGCTATACAAACAGGTAAATATAATTCCTATCCTTAAGAAAGACTGGTAAAAGGCAAGTGAGTAAATACAAAATTGCAATGCTGTGCTATGATAGCAACTAGAGGAGATTCTGTGATGATACAGAAGAGGGAATGCTACCTGGGTAACCCAGTTTCTA contains the following coding sequences:
- the NEIL1 gene encoding endonuclease 8-like 1; translation: MPEGPELHLASQFVNRACRELVFGGCVEKSPVSRNPEVPFESSAYSISALARGKELRLTLSPLPGARPPREPLALVFRFGMTGSFQLVPSDALPPHAHLRFYTAPPGPRLALCFVDIRRFGRWDLGGQWQPGRGPCVLLEYEQFRENVLRNLADKAFDRPICEALLDQRFFNGIGNYLRAEILYRLRIPPFEKARTVLETLQQRRPSPELTLSQKIRAKQQKPDLLELCHSVPKEVVQLGGMGYGSKSWEEDFAAFQAWLQCYSAPGMSSLRDRHGRTIWFQGDPGPLAPKGGKSRKKKSSQEAQQGPEDGAEDPPSPNKAPSRTRRAQRGLPKQTTAQVPERTSLHQDPEAPPVPDKGKRKRRPAPSGRRRTRKTKADTPSLEPEGTSTS